TTTGGCGGGGTTGTCGTGAATGTATTGGCGGATTTGTTGCAATTCGGGTTCGTCGCGGATGATGCGGTCGTAGAATCGGGTTTGCCAACGTGGGGTGCCGGGGGTATCGTTGATTTTGTTGATTTGACGGGATGAAAATGTTTTGAGGGCGCGAACGAATTCGAAAATGCCATGGGATTTTGTAGAGACAGGTTTCAAACCTGTCTCTTGCATTCCGGGGGAGACGGGTTTGAAACCCGTCTGTACGATGCCATTGCCGCCATCGATGCCATCATTTCCATTATCGCCCCCATCGGAATTGTTGTTAATCATTATAATGCAATGGATATGATCGGGCATGATGACGAATGCATCCAATATCAAATTGGGGTAATGGTTGGGTAAGTCGTGCCAGCATTGTTCGACGATATTGCCGTTGAGGTTGAGGTGCATTTCGCCGTTGGTGATGTGGCCGAATAGGTTTTCGCGGTTGTAGGTGCAGATGGTTATGAAATATGCCCCATAGGTGGTGTAGTCCCAATTTTGCAGGCGGGTGGTCTCGATGCGGTATTGGTTTTTGTATAGGGTCATGGTGGTGGTTTTGTAGATACGGGTTTTAAACCCGTATCTTGTGTTTTTGATTGAGATGTTTTTTGTTGAGAGACGGGTTTGAAACCCGTCTGTACGTACGCCCGTCTGTACGCCAGTATTGTAGGGGGTATCAATTTAGTGAATTTTTTGGGAAATGTGTAGTATCTTGTGTTTTTTGATTGAGATGTTTTTTTGATTGAGAGACGGTTTGAAACCCGTCTGTACAACCCGTCTCGACACCCGCCTATGCTGTGCGAATTATTGATCGATGAATTGTGCGATATCCATATCTAAATAAAAAAGGGCGAAAATAATCTTCGCTCTTTATGGTTTTGCGGATTGGTGCTAGATGATGATGGTGCTTTGCAGGGGGCTCCATGGACCCGAGAGCTCGGGATGCTTGGTGTTGTGCCAGCGAAAGTAGATGTAGAGGAACATTCCCATTTTATGGGCTCCGGTAGGGAGCATAAACGATGCCTTGGTGGAGATTTCCTTATCTAAGCCGTTATCCTCAACCGAAGATGGAGCAGTAGTACCAACCGTGAAGAGATACTGTACGCAGTCGGCAGTATCGAGGATGGATGCTCGCGATCCCTTGCTGTAGCACTTAACCATTACCGAACCGCCACCAATGGGCTTAAGCGTGGCCTCTACCAAGTTGGAAATGGGTGTTTGAGGTATAGAACGGCTCTGCTTTGGTCCAGATCCATTGCGGATGCCAAAGGTTTCGAGATCGGTGATGGTGGCCTTGGGGGATATGGCGATGCGGGCCAAGAAGTGCTGGCTCACGTTAAATGTGTCCGCTTCGTCGATAATGGAACGTAGCTCGTCGTTTATGGCTTGGGTGCGAAGGTTGTATTTATCCGAATACTTGTCGTATGCAATAATCCATTTCTTACCTATTCCACTCCAGGTGGTTAACATTTCGACAGGTATGTCTAATCGTTCGCTGTTTTTTGGTGTTCCCTCTAGCATGTAGCTGTTGGTGTTTCGAATGAACGTGTTGAAGTTACCGTAGGTACGTGGAACGTTTGTGGTAATTGTTGTTGCCATTTTGTAATGTTTTTAAATTTGACATTTGAGTGCATTTGGGCGATGTGGGATGCTTATCGTTTTTATTCCCGATCGCGTTAAGTCAAATTTACGAAGGCATAGTGGGGCAAAACGTAGTCCATTTGGCTCTATTTTTTTATTTACCACAAAGGACACGAAGGATATCACAAAGGGAACAAGTTTTAAATTGAATACTCTGTGTGCTCTGAAATTTTGTGTCTTCGTCCGCTTCGAACAGAACCCACGACGGGGATGGTGTGGCTAAGGCCACGGTGTTTAAGGAGGGAGGTGGATGCTTTACGTGTGATTTGTTTGCCGTTGGGTGGTATGCTTATATAATAGAGTCTGTTGCCTGATAGCAGCACGTTATCCCCTCTTGGGAGGGGTGTAGGGGTGGGTTCTTTCTTTTTTCATTTCGTTGGTTGGTTTTTGTTTTAATGAGACGGGTTTCAATCCCGTCTCTACGGGTGTTGTCTTCCATCTCCTTTCATTTCTTTGTGCCCAAAGAAACGAAACAAAGAAAGGCTATCGTGGCTTAACTCGCAGACTTCGGCGTGGGGTGTTCTTCGTCTATATAGGTTTGCACGCGCATTGGAACTTTACGTCTTATTTGGAATTGTGATCGCTTCGTCCGCTTCGAACAGAACCCACGACGGAGATGGTGTGGCCAAGGCCACGGTGTTTACGGAGGGAGGTGGATGCTTTACGTGTGATTTGTTTGCCGTTGGGTGGTATGCTTATATAATAGAGTCTGTTGCCTGATAGCAGCACGTTATCCCCTCTTGGGAGGGGTGTAGGGGTGGGTTCTTTCTTTTTTCATTTCGTAGGTTGGTTTTTGTTTTAATGAGACGGGTTTGAAACCCGTCTCTACGGGCGTTGTCTTTTACCTCTTTTCATTTCTTTGTGCCCAAAGAAACGAAACAAAGAAAGGCTGTCGTGGCTTAACTCGCAGACTTCGGCGTGGGGCGTTCTTATTATTCTATAAAGGTTTGTACGCGCATTGGACCTTTGCGCCTTACGTGGAATTGTGATCGCTTCGTCCGCTTCGAACAGAACCCACGACGGAGATGGTGTGGCTAAGGCCACGGTGTTTACGTTGGATGCTTTGCTTATATAAAAACGTCTGTTGTAAGATAGCAGCACGTTATCCCCTCTTGGGAGGGGTGTAGGGGTGGGTTCTTTCTTTTTCCATTTCGTAGGTTGGTTTTTGTTTTATTGAAAAGGATCTGAATCCCGTCTCTACGGGTGTTGTCTTCCACCTCTTTTCATTTCTTTGTACCCAAAGAGACGAAACAAAGAAAGGCTGTCGTGGCTTAACTCGCAGACTTCGCCGTGGGGTGCTAACCGTTTCGCAATTCCGACTCACCCCCAATCCCCCTCTCTCCGAATGGCATTAGAATGCCTGCTCATGCCGTAAGCACCTACTTGCCATTCGCAAAGAGGGGGCAGCGGCATGGATATAAGCTGCAGCCTAATCGGAGCGCTGAAGTCCCCTCTTTTAGCCGAGCAGGCGTCGCCTGAGAAAAAGAGGCAGAAGCCGCAACGTTCTTTTATTGGTTAACCAACCATTCGGCTAAGAGAGGGGGTTTAGGGGGGAGTCGAAAATAAGCATGCCATAAGTACTTCCTTTAAGAATGGTATCTCTTAGCTTGATGGCTATGGGTGTATGGGTGGGGTGTAAATTGGGGGTAGGAAAAGGCTCTGTGTTCTCTGCATTTTCGTGCCTCCGTGGCTCTTTGCTTAAGAATTACCTCTGAGGCTCGGGTTTGGTGTATTCGTAGATAATGCTATTTTTGTTTTACTAAGCATTTAGAATCATCTATAACTAATAATACCTATAGCTATGGCAAATAGTATGCTTCTTGTCGAAAGGTTTATTCGGATGTATGGGCTCGATGCCGATCCCTGCAGCAGGTCGGTACAGGAATGGGTACAGGGCGTTAACGAGGTAGCCCGGGAGGCGGCTATGCTGGTAGCAGTTTGCGATCTTACGCAGGAGCGATACTGCTTTCAGGAGTCCTACTTACCCGTGCTGGACTACTTGGCCCATCGCTCCATCTCGCTTAAGGAGCTAAAGATGCTGATACACGAGGGAGAGCACAAGCATTTTACCAATGCCTTACATTTTGGGCTTTCGTTCTTCGTGAAAAATCAGCTGGAGGATGTTGGTCGCTTGGAGCTGAACTTCGAGTGCCGGATGCGCGATAAGAGCTACGGGTACCACAATGTGCATTTTAAGTATAGGGTAATGAGGGGCAAGCTGCCGGGACAGCAGCCTGTGCTGGTGCTTCGGATTGCGGCCATCAGGCGGATGAGGGTATGCATCCCTCCTAAGGCTGTCTACATTGTGGATGTGGTTAGCAAGCTTATCGTAAAGGCTATTGGTCCAAACCGGCTGAAAAACTACGAAATTGAGCATTATCGGCATCTTAAGCTGGGGAATAACCTAAGCGAGGCAGCCGATAAGGCTGGCGTATCGTACAGCTCCATTAAGCGATACCGCCAGAACCTATACTTTAAAACGGAAACCTCATCGGATATGCAGCTGGGGGCGGTGCTCGAATCGATGAATTTAAACTAAGTTGTTATGCTGTTGGCTTAATGTGTATTGGCTATGATTAAGGTTGTGGAATTGCCTTCTTTTATTGCAACTTAAGATAAAATTGAGCCAGAATAGTGCTATTTTGAGGTAGATCTACTTTGTTTCACTCGAACTTTTGGTAATGTTGGGTTAGAATAACGTTCTCTTGCAGTAGAATTGTATTATTTCGCTTCATTTTTAGGTAATACTAGATTAATATGGTGTTCTCTCGCTGTAGAATTATCTTTTTTACTCGAACTTTAGGTAATTCTAGGGTAGAATAGTGTTCTCTTGTCGTAGAATTACCCTCTTTCGGATTAGATTTTCATGTGAGAGTAATTAATTCTTACTGATCACATGTAGTTCACATGGTAGATTTTCATCTACTTTGGTGAATTTGCAGATTTATGCTCGTTTTTTTTGAGGGATCAAAAGAAATAGAAAAATCTTTTAATAAATATGTGGGGATAAAACAGACTGTGGGTATGGCATTGTAAAACCGATACCTAGTAACGATGAAATGTGAAACTTGATTAATATAAAGAATTATATAACCCATTAGTAGTAAATATAATAGTTGCTTTAAATGTGAAAATTGATTTAATGGTGTTAATTGAACAATATTATTATTACTTTAGTGGCTTACACGATATCTGTATTGTTAGAATTATTTTAAACTATGTAAATGATAGTCTTTGAAAGTTGATTAAATGTAATTGTTTGAATTTGAGTATATTATAAATATTGCAGAAAGATGATTGTCTTATTTTATTGAGGATTTGATGTAGAGATAAAAACGAATTTTCAACCATAAAAGTTAAGATCATGAAACTAAAACACATCAAAATTTTAAAAAGTATTTTTCTTTCATCTGTAGCATCATTAGTATCAACGGAATCAAATGCTACAATTTATGACTTGGAAAAAATAGATTTAAACAATGAATGTGAAAGTTCTAGTATTTCAGGGACGAAAAAAACTGAGCTAAGTCCAAAATTAGTTATAACATTCAATAATGATGATACTTATACTACTATGGCACATAGGAGCCATAGTTCACATAGCTCCCATTCATCTCATAGTTCTCATTATTCTAGTTATAATTCTACGGAAAGTACTTCATATCCGACAACAACACCAACAAGTTATACGCCTTCTACTTCCACAAATAGGAATAGTTCCACTCAGAGTGGATCATATCAAACAACATCAAATACAACATATAACACATCAAGTAAAGAATCTCAATTAAAACTTGGCGATAGAGTTTTGAAAAGAGGTATGATTGGTTCTGATGTTGAAGAGTTAATTAATCTGCTGGTTTTGAAAGGGTATTTTGTAAAGGATAATCCTGAGAAGATAATTTACAATGAATTTAATCTTAATGTAGAAATTGCTGTTATTAATTTCCAAAAAAACAAAGGACTTATAGTTGATGGAATTGTAGGATCAGAAATGATTTATTGTCTCAAAAAATAGGATATGATTGAGTTTATTCAAATTGATGATAGAACAGTTCAAGTTAAGATTGATAGTAGTATTTTCAATGAACAAGTAATTACTAAAAGTTTATATTGGCTCAGCGAAAATTATAATATATATCAAATGTTATCAGAAAGGATATTCGTTGTAAAATTTGAAATTAAACATGGATTACTTTTTGAAAATAATGTTGAAGTTTTGAAATCTTGTTTAAGTCAATATTTAATTGATTTTAAAACAAGAGATATAATAAATAAAGAAACAAAGAATATTAGAGAAATACTTTTAATAAAAGCATTTGCGAATAATGATGAATTTGAAGATTATAATTTAATTGATAATGAGCAAAAATAGTGTAAAATGAATTATTATCTATTACCTTTTAGATTTGAAAGATTAGGAGATTATGAAATATTAGTAAATGAAGTAGGTGATTACTTGATATGTTTAGCAGGAACATCTAAGAGAATTGTAGAAAGACAAGTGTCTGAAAATGATGAGTTGTACAAAGACTTGATATCGAATCACTTTATATCTACAAAACCAATTCCTAAATTAGTTGATAATCTTGCAGCTAGATATAGAACAAAAAAGGCTTTTCTAGATAATTTTACGGCTTTACATATTTTTGTAATGACAATTAGATGTAATCAAAATTGTTTATATTGTCAAGCATCTAGTAAAGAATGTAATCAAACTATTTATGATATTAGTTATGAAACATTAGATTATGGAATAAATTTAATGTTTCAATCTCCATCGCCTCATTTAACTATGGAATTTCAGGGAGGAGAACCAACTCTTGTTTTTGATAAAATAGAATATGCAATTGAAAAATGTGAAAAAATAAATGATTCTAAAAATAAGCATATAATATATGTAATATGTACAAATTCTGTTTCTTTAAGCAGTGATATGCTTTCTTTATGTAAGAAATATAACGTTCTTATTTCTACTTCACTTGATGGTCCAGAATTTGTTCATAATCAAAATAGGGGGAAAAAAGATAGTTACGAAAAGGTTTTATGTGGTATTAAAAATGTTAGAAATGAGTTGGGTGATAATAAAGTATCTGCATTAATGACTACTTCTAGATTATCACTGAATTATCCAAAAGAAATAGTTGATTCCTATATTGAAAATGGATTTTCAAATATATTTTTACGATCATTAAATCCATATGGTTTAGTTTATGAAAATGATAATTGGGATGATTATTATAGTCAATTTATTGAATTTTATAAAATATCATTAGACTATATTATTAAAAAAAATAAAGAAGGTATTTATTTTGAAGAAAGTTTTACTACTTTAATTTTAAAGAAAATCCTCACTCCATTTTCTATAGGATTTGTAGATCTACAATCTCCTGCAGGTTTAATAAATTCTGTTGTTGTCTACAATTATGATGGTTATGTTTATGCATCTGATGAATCCAGAATGTTAGCCGAGCACGAAGATTTTACTTTCAGATTAGGAAGTGTAAAAGATCGATATCTTGATTTATTTTATGGAAAGAAAACTTTGGAAATAGCAAATACATGGGCCAATGAATCTTTAGCAGGATGCTCAGACTGTGCCTTTCAAGCATATTGTGGTGCAGATCCTGTACGAAATTATACAACACAGAATGATATGGAAGGATTTCGGCCAACATCATTTTTATGTAAAAAAAATAAATCAATAATTAAGCATATATTTTCTTTAATAATTAATCGAAATGAAGAAGTAATGCCTGTGTTTAAATCATGGTTAAATAATAATTGAATATGCTGAATAAGACAATTAAATGTTTACAACATAATATATCTCACGAAGTGTTGATGATATATTCAAATAATCAATTGCTTAATGGATATTGTTTTGTTGACGGGTTGTCTGACCAATTTGAAATTCAACTTGAGTTTGAACATGATAAATTAAAATTCTGTTGGAGGTATATATTAATTAATAAGAATGATTTTGATTATTTTGTTGATGGTGATATATTGTTATTTCGACCAAACGGTACAATACGAATTGTTTATTGTAATAATTCTAATGATAATGTATTATTCCTTACAGAGCAATGCAATAACCATTGTTTAATGTGTTCTCAACCTCCACAAATGAAAAATGATATTAATTATTACTATTGGCTTAATACTAGATTAATAGAATTAATTCCAGATAATTTATCAAGAATAGGAATAACAGGAGGCGAACCCACACTATTGAAAAATGGATTAATTGACATTCTGAATAATATAAAAAATAAATTTAAAAATATTGATATACAGTTATTGTCAAATGGGAGAAATTTTGAAGATATTAATTATGTTCATAGTATTTATAATATTGAATTGGAAAAATTATTGATTGGAATTCCTCTTCATTCAGATTTTTATAAAGATCATGATTATATTGCGCAATCAGAAGATGCATATAATCAAACTTTAAAAGGATTGTATAACTTAGCTAAATATGATTTTAACATTGAATTGAGAATAGTAATAAATAAAATTAACAAAGACAGATTAAACAATATCTCAAATTTTATTTTTAGAAATCTACCTTTTGTTAAACATGTTTCATTCATGGGTATGGAATATATTGGTTTTGTTCCTAAAAACAAAGAGAAAATATGGATTGATCCTGTTGAATATAAAGAAGAACTTAAGAAATCTGTTTTGAACTTATCTTCATTGGGAATGAATGTTTCAATATTTAATTTGCCTCTTTGTTTATTAGATAAAAGTCTTTATTCATACTCAAAAAAATCCATTTCTGATTGGAAGATTAAGTATTTTGATATTTGTGATGAATGTATCTTAAGACATGATTGTGGAGGTGATTTTGAAACTTCATTGCAATATAGTTGTAATATTAAACCTGTATGTATTTAAAATAAATTTGATATTTATGATTTTATTACGCATAAAATATTGTAAGTGATAGATATTTATTTGTTTGTAATTGTATTTCTAAAGTAAACAACTAGATTAAATCTGTTTATAATGTATTTATATATAGATACAACTTGCCGTAAATGTAAAATTTGATATATAGGGTTTTATACCCTAAAACCTCGCCAACTTTTCCAACCTAATAATACTTTGTTTTACTGGATGGGTAAACTCCAGGTATTCGGCATGGAGGTAAAGGCGGTTAGCCTTGGAGCCGTAGAGTTCGTCGCCAACAATGGGGCAGCATAACCCGTGGGGATGAGCGGCGTGTACCCTTAGCTGGTGGGTACGGCCGGTTAGCGGGTAAAAGGCTACGCGAGTTTGGCCGTTGCGGCGTTCTAGCACCTGGTAATTGGTTGTGGAGGGCTTGCCGTGTTGGTGGCACACCATCTGTCGGGGCCTGTCGAGTGGATTGAGGATAAGGGGGAGATTTACGGTGCCCTCGTTGCTATGTAGCATGCCCTCGAGGATGGCAATGTAGCGCTTCCGTACCCTGCGCTGCTCGAACTGCGACTGCAGCTGCTTGTACACCTCCTTGTTCTTTGCAATAAGCAGCAGGCCGGAGGTGGCCATGTCGAGCCGATGTACCAAAAAGGCTTCGCGCCCCTGTAGCAGCTCGCTTGCGAGCTCCACCGCCGATTTGTCGCCTGTCTTACCTGGGGCTGAGAGCATACCTGCGGGCTTATTGATTACCAGCAGCCAATTGTCCTCGTAGATAACCTCGAGGGATAGGGGAGTGAGGCTTTCGTTTTTCTTTTCGGGATGCTTTACGGCCATACCATGTAGCATGTGGGCCAAGATGGGATCACACTTACCCTTGCAAGGGGGATAGTAGTGGCCGTGGTGGCGGATTTCCGTTTTAGGAGAGCTGCCCCACCAGAACTCGGCCATGGCAATGGGGGTAAGGCTGTTGGCAAATGCGTACTGAAGCAGCTTAGGGCCAGCACACTCTCCAGTTCCTCCGGGAGGAACCCGCTGGGCGGTATTCGCAAAGATCTCTACCAGTCCTTTAGCCTCGCCGCGTATGTTTAGCAACTGAAACTCGTCGAAGAGCCGTTGTTGAAGATCGGCTGATAGCGCCTTTCTCTTTGACCGTAGCCCCTCTATGGGTTGGGCGTAGCGGTTGTACTCGGCTTGCAACTCGGCAATTCGGGCTGCCCATCTTTTCTCTAGCCTCTTTAGCTCGGCCTTCTCGTACTGACTTTGTCGAACCATAGCCGTTAGCTCCTCGTCCGATGGGTTTGTGGTGCGGCGCTCTTCTCTTGCAGCCTTCGAGGCCTTTAGGGCGGCCTTTGCGGCGGCAATCGCTTCGATGGATTGCTGCTTTGCCTGCTCTAGCTGGTTCCTTCGGTTGGTAAACTCAGGGTTTTGCTCCATCTCGGCTATTTGCCGATTTATGGAGGAGATAACCTGCTCGCCCTGCTTAAAGAAGCCGTTGGGGCTTAGCAGATCGGCTACCGGGGGAACAAAGAAGGGATGGTGGTTCTTCCCTGCCAGATTTCCAGAGAAGGCGGCAAGGTAGCCTAGTCGTCCGTTGCTTTCCTTTACCACCAAAACGCCAAACATCTTACCCTGCTGCAGCTCGTCGTGCCACTGGGCTTGCTGTTCGAGGTACGCCTTTACTTCGCCAGCTGCCAACTTGCATATAGGATGCGGTTCGCTGGTAAAGGGCGAAGGGAATTGTACGGGTAGCTCTATATGGCTGGTCTCGGTAGTAAAATGGTTGAGCATGGGGCAAAGGTAGGTTTTTGGAGGGGATTTTGGGGTGATTTTAGACGTTAGACATTAGAGGCTAGATATTAGACGTTAGATATTCGGGGAAGAGGATGATAGAGATGCCTGATGGCTGATTTGCGCTACTGGCAAACAGAATTTGCAGCAAGGTTGATGGAGGCACCTTATTAGACGTTAGACGTTAGACGCTAGACGCTAGACTTTCGGGGAAGAAGATCATAGAAATACCTGAGGACTGGCAAACAAGAATTGCAGCAAGATTGATG
This window of the uncultured Acetobacteroides sp. genome carries:
- a CDS encoding peptidoglycan-binding domain-containing protein; the encoded protein is MKLKHIKILKSIFLSSVASLVSTESNATIYDLEKIDLNNECESSSISGTKKTELSPKLVITFNNDDTYTTMAHRSHSSHSSHSSHSSHYSSYNSTESTSYPTTTPTSYTPSTSTNRNSSTQSGSYQTTSNTTYNTSSKESQLKLGDRVLKRGMIGSDVEELINLLVLKGYFVKDNPEKIIYNEFNLNVEIAVINFQKNKGLIVDGIVGSEMIYCLKK
- the hxsB gene encoding His-Xaa-Ser system radical SAM maturase HxsB, coding for MNYYLLPFRFERLGDYEILVNEVGDYLICLAGTSKRIVERQVSENDELYKDLISNHFISTKPIPKLVDNLAARYRTKKAFLDNFTALHIFVMTIRCNQNCLYCQASSKECNQTIYDISYETLDYGINLMFQSPSPHLTMEFQGGEPTLVFDKIEYAIEKCEKINDSKNKHIIYVICTNSVSLSSDMLSLCKKYNVLISTSLDGPEFVHNQNRGKKDSYEKVLCGIKNVRNELGDNKVSALMTTSRLSLNYPKEIVDSYIENGFSNIFLRSLNPYGLVYENDNWDDYYSQFIEFYKISLDYIIKKNKEGIYFEESFTTLILKKILTPFSIGFVDLQSPAGLINSVVVYNYDGYVYASDESRMLAEHEDFTFRLGSVKDRYLDLFYGKKTLEIANTWANESLAGCSDCAFQAYCGADPVRNYTTQNDMEGFRPTSFLCKKNKSIIKHIFSLIINRNEEVMPVFKSWLNNN
- the hxsD gene encoding His-Xaa-Ser system protein HxsD; the protein is MIEFIQIDDRTVQVKIDSSIFNEQVITKSLYWLSENYNIYQMLSERIFVVKFEIKHGLLFENNVEVLKSCLSQYLIDFKTRDIINKETKNIREILLIKAFANNDEFEDYNLIDNEQK
- a CDS encoding transposase, coding for MTLYKNQYRIETTRLQNWDYTTYGAYFITICTYNRENLFGHITNGEMHLNLNGNIVEQCWHDLPNHYPNLILDAFVIMPDHIHCIIMINNNSDGGDNGNDGIDGGNGIVQTGFKPVSPGMQETGLKPVSTKSHGIFEFVRALKTFSSRQINKINDTPGTPRWQTRFYDRIIRDEPELQQIRQYIHDNPAKWEK
- a CDS encoding pseudouridine synthase → MLNHFTTETSHIELPVQFPSPFTSEPHPICKLAAGEVKAYLEQQAQWHDELQQGKMFGVLVVKESNGRLGYLAAFSGNLAGKNHHPFFVPPVADLLSPNGFFKQGEQVISSINRQIAEMEQNPEFTNRRNQLEQAKQQSIEAIAAAKAALKASKAAREERRTTNPSDEELTAMVRQSQYEKAELKRLEKRWAARIAELQAEYNRYAQPIEGLRSKRKALSADLQQRLFDEFQLLNIRGEAKGLVEIFANTAQRVPPGGTGECAGPKLLQYAFANSLTPIAMAEFWWGSSPKTEIRHHGHYYPPCKGKCDPILAHMLHGMAVKHPEKKNESLTPLSLEVIYEDNWLLVINKPAGMLSAPGKTGDKSAVELASELLQGREAFLVHRLDMATSGLLLIAKNKEVYKQLQSQFEQRRVRKRYIAILEGMLHSNEGTVNLPLILNPLDRPRQMVCHQHGKPSTTNYQVLERRNGQTRVAFYPLTGRTHQLRVHAAHPHGLCCPIVGDELYGSKANRLYLHAEYLEFTHPVKQSIIRLEKLARF
- the hxsC gene encoding His-Xaa-Ser system radical SAM maturase HxsC, whose protein sequence is MLNKTIKCLQHNISHEVLMIYSNNQLLNGYCFVDGLSDQFEIQLEFEHDKLKFCWRYILINKNDFDYFVDGDILLFRPNGTIRIVYCNNSNDNVLFLTEQCNNHCLMCSQPPQMKNDINYYYWLNTRLIELIPDNLSRIGITGGEPTLLKNGLIDILNNIKNKFKNIDIQLLSNGRNFEDINYVHSIYNIELEKLLIGIPLHSDFYKDHDYIAQSEDAYNQTLKGLYNLAKYDFNIELRIVINKINKDRLNNISNFIFRNLPFVKHVSFMGMEYIGFVPKNKEKIWIDPVEYKEELKKSVLNLSSLGMNVSIFNLPLCLLDKSLYSYSKKSISDWKIKYFDICDECILRHDCGGDFETSLQYSCNIKPVCI